In Lolium rigidum isolate FL_2022 chromosome 7, APGP_CSIRO_Lrig_0.1, whole genome shotgun sequence, the DNA window GCCGGCGCCTCTGCAGCCTCCGCACTGGTCGTGGCCTTGAGCGCCTACGGTCTTCATTGACCCCGTCGACAACGACGATGACAACAAGTAGACAGCCATGGTGGGCGCCCTGGTTAGCTACGGATATTTTCtagctttgtttttattttcgacACCATGTAAATGGGTCAACTATTAATTGAAAAAATCTTTTGGGCAAAAAATATGTCAAGCAAAAATACGTCAAGCCGCTGGGCTACCCTCAACCCAAACAGACATACCAACCAACGAGACCAATTTCCGTATCCGCGACCCAACCTAACAGGCACAAATGAACATTGTTCTTGTCTGAAATGGGTCGTGCTGGTGGAGatacactaagagcatctccacaggTGCACCCCGAATAGGCGTCAGCAGGTGCGCCTGTAGCGTTGTATGGGGCGCACCCCGAATAGGCGTCAGCAGGTGCGCCTGTAGCGTTGTATGGGGCGCGCCAGCAGGAAGTCCTTAGTTTAGGGCAGACAATTCCACACCGGTGCAACCTCTACAGCGGACCCCAATTTTTTTGTGACCAAAATGCATAGTTTCAGTAATTCAAATAATATTTTACAGTGTCAAAGCACACAAATTATTGCACGCAAATAGTTCCAACAaataaattaaattattcatacaagaataaAAATAAATTGAAATGAATCATGTGGCATTTTCTCTCCGAACTCACAAAtgttcaagtagatcattctataGTTGTGTATGAACACCAACATCTCGGATTTCTTCATGCATTCAGACGAAACCTGCAAACTCGGCCGGTACCTGCTCAACCTTAACAAGAGGTCCCTGAAATTCAAATGGATGGTCATCATCTGCAGTATGTCGAGCTCACTCTCAATGATCATATTTTCATTATCACACAagtgttcatcacctcccacacctGAGACCCCGACCAGGGGAGAGCAGGGTGCCGACCAATGGAAACACAATGTTGGAGCACGCTAAATGCCCACTTTACATCCTTACAACATGCTTCATCGCATGTAGCAAAATAAGTTCCTTTTCCGAAGCAGGATCTGAAATTGTCTGTACAAATGTAGCATACTCTGGATAGATACCTCCTATTGTACGCGTGGTCGTTGATCTCGAAGTTGAACGATGGAGCATGTCCCTCATCTAGCCTGGCAAACATCGAAGATTGTTGGAGCACATTGATGTCGTTGCGAATTGCCGCCGTGCCGaagaaagcatgccaaatccagaggtcatAATTAGCCACTGCCTCAAGCCCCTTGTACAATCCTTGCCAAGCAAATGAGAAATTCTTCCAACCTCAGTGCATACAGTCAATACTCCTGAGCATCCCAGGAAAATCTCTTGCTGCATTTTGTGCAAGGATCCTAGTTGTATCTTCTTCATTTGATGCCCTCAAATTGTCTGGCCCAAACACTTGAACCACTTCCATGAAAAACCTGGTGACAGTATCGAAGCATGTCAACTCGACCATGCGTACATAGTCATTGGTTACATCCGCGGGAGCTTCGTATGGAAGAGAACGCATAGAAGCCGTGCACTTCTGAACTGATGAGAAATCCCCATAAATCGGTGCAATCTTTCTTGCACATGAAATATGTGTCATACTCTCTAAAACCGAACACAATCTTCATGAAGAGATCCTTGTTCACCCTAAAGCGGCACCAAAAATCCTTTGGCGTATGTGTTGCGTTGTCGTCGAAGTAGTTGGGGTCAATTAGCAGTACGCCGGCTTGCCGATGCCGATCCTTGTTCGATGCCTTCTCAACCCTTGAACTGCCACGAGCATGTGTTGGCAAAGGAGGTCCTATGCATCCTGGGAGGCACCTTGGGAGACGGTAGGTTCGGCAACTAGGCAGTGTGAGATGTTGCAGGTGTCGGCTTTAGCTACGACGACGGGTTCTGGGTGGCGGGCAAAGGCTAGGGAGCGGGGGAggacagtggcggagccacactaTAGCTGTGTAGTCTTATAACTACACAGTTTTTCAGATACATAGACAGAAATCATAGAAATCATGTAGACAATTACGAAAAAATCatataaatacatgtatttgactaTATAATTTGAACTGACTACACAAGGTTTatgtcctggctccgccactgcgggAGGAGATGCTAATAGGAGGCAATGTACGCTGAGAAATACGCCAGCGCGGGATGCGCGGTCAAATACGGGGAAAGGTCAACGAATTAGGAGTGACGGATTCATCTTCGTCCTATCCAGATGTCACGCGAAAAAAGGGCCATCCGCTGCAAATTCTCCGTGAcacgtgaagatgagaggacgagATTCTCTCCACGTTGAGGCCAAAGCATGACCTGCTTTGCTGCAGCCAAACTCGAATCGAATCAGCATGACACGTAACTTTGGACGTGCTCCCTCCCCAGCCCCACTGAGCCAGTGACGTCCCCCACAACGGTCGGTTCCTTTGAGTACTAGTATGAAAAAAATATACGCAGATACAAATGGGTCATGGCTTCCAATTTGAATCCAGCCGGCTACTGCTAGTGCAGTAGTGCTAGGTGTACGAGAGGCAGGCAGTGAGACTGGAACAATTCTCCGTGCCCACAACGGCTTTCTCCTGTGCGCCCCGTGCGCCGCTCGGCCCGCCGCGCACAGTCCACGATGGAGTATAGCGGAAAATTTGAAATCCCAGCTCGGTGCCCCGCCTCGGTTCTTGCGAGCACGCAGTACAAAACACACTGACCAGTCCAGTGCGCACTTTACTCTGTCCCACGCCTCCCAAAGCTCTTCTTCTCAAACACCGCAAAGCCCCCACCCAAATCCGTCTTCTCCGATTTGAAGCTCTGAGCTGCTGAACCAATGGGTCTCTGCCTCAGCAAGAAGCAGCACCGGCGGCAGGAAGAGCAGCCGCCCAATGCGGCCAAGAAGAACAGTGGGAGCAGCAAGCGGGGCACCGGCAAGGACGGCGCCGCGCTAGTCCCGGAGGCCAAGAAGGCACCGCAGCCGAAGCCGGCGCCGTCCAGGAAGGCTACACCACCCAAGGCGGAGGAGCCGGCGGCGGACAAGCGCACGGTCTTTGTCGTcaaggctgccgccgccgccgcggctgccGAGGTGGCCGCGGAGAGCGACGGGGCGAACTCGAGGAGGGCGTCTGCGCCggcaccggcggaggaggcgaaGCCGGCGGTTGTCGTGAGCAGGGTGCCGGTGCGGACCTCGAGCTGCaccaaggaggaggtggacgcGATACTCATCCAGTGCGGCCGCCTCAGCCGGAGCTCGTCGGCGTCCGGGAAGACCGCCGCCTCGGGCGACAGCGGGCACCAGCGGAGGTACTCCGGATCCAAGAGGAGCTACGACTTCGaccgggacaggagaggcgggggCGCCGACGACGAGCTCGACTGGGagaggcacggcggcggtggcgcgtcCAGGCCCTCGCCGCGCAGGAGGACGCCCGAGCGAAAGCGGTCGGCCAGCCACGACGGTCGCAGCGCTGCCGGAAGCGGGAGCAGGCGGGTGAGCCGGTCGCCGGGTCGGCGCGGCGAcggggcggccgcggcggcggcgacctccgtCGGGGCCGCGAGGCAACCCGGGAAGATGGTTTCCGTCCCTGCCCGCGAGAAAGGGCGCGCGCCGTCGCCGGGGAAGGCTGCGCCGGAGAAAGGGCGCGCGCCATCGCCGGTGAAGTCTGCGGCGTCTGGGAAGAGGTACGCGTCGCCAACCCTGAGGTCCAACTCCCCGGCGAGGGCCGCGGCCGTCGCGAACGAGAATGCCGCGGCGCAAGCGACGCACGGGCCGTCGCTGAGCCGGAGCTCGTCCAGGAAGGCCGATCACTCGCCGTACCGTCGCAACCCCATGTCGGAGCTCGACGAGAACGCTCTAGTCAACAACCACAACACGGCCAACCACGGCAACAAATCTCAAAAGGTACGGGCTGATAAAAGTTTCAATCTTGGCAGAGTTTTAGGCATCACGACAACCGAATTGCTCAAATCCATCCTTGAATGAATGTCTTGCCCGCAGAAACCCATTGAGAGTGTCGCCGCCGTGTCGCACAAGTTGGGGATTACGAAGGACAGGCCGGAGATCGTGGAGGAGGCCGTGGCGTCGGACACGAAGGCACCTTCATCGAGGATGAACGCGACGCACACGATGAGCATCGTGGCCGAGAGCGTCGTCAACCCGAGGGACGGCCCCGGTGGGCGGTCGTGGAGGCGGTCCTCGCGCGACTTCGACCTGGATGGCGCCATGGCGTCGGACAACAGAGCGCCGTCTTCCAGGATCAACGCCACGCACTCGGTGAACATTGTGGCCGAGAGCGTCGCCAACCCAAAGGCTGGGTCGGTGGGCCGGTCGTCGAGGCGGTCGTCTCGCGACTTCGACCACAACGGTATCAACTCTGTCGCCTTCCTGAATGAGGCCATGGCGTCAGAAGCCAAGGCGCCGTCGTCCAGGATGAACGCGACGCACACGGTGAGCATCGTAGCCGAGAGCGTCGCCAACCCGAAGACAGGCCGGTCGTCGAGGCGGTCATCTCGCGACTTCGACCACAACGGCAACTCTTACGCCTCGCTgctcctcgaggacatccagaGCTATCACCAGCAGAACACCAGCGACACCACCGCCGCACCGGCGCCGGCTTTCTCGCTCCCGGCGTGCGTGTCCAAAGCTTGCTCCATTCTTGAAGCGGTCGCCGACCTCAACTCCTCACCGTCGGATAACAGGAGCTTCGAGCTGGAACGGTCGGCCGACGACAAGGGGTCGGTCAACATGAGCTACGGCGGGAGGACGCCGGCGGCTGACACGCACGTCGTCGAGTCGGAGGTCGTTGTCAAGGACGACCTGATGGAGCCGAGCCTGCACAAGTACGTGTCCGTCCGGGACATCCGCGGAGAGATCGAGCCACTGGAGTCCGCCGGGAGCAACAGCTTCGCCGGCAACCCGTGGACGTGCTCGTGGGAGCCCAATTCCGTCGATTCCACCGCCAGGACGTGGACTTCCTCGCAGTCCAATGGCGACGACGATGATGTCGAGCAGCACAACAGCGGCGCGGCCAGTGCGCTGGACCAATCTTGGCAGAGCAAGCAGCAGACCGGTGGTCATCCGCAGGTGGGTTCTGGCAGATATGCTCAGGTCGGAGGCAGCGTCTTGAGCACACGATCAGATGTTCGTACTATCTCAGCCAGCTCATCTATTGCTTAGCAATTTTCGGCATTCTGATCAAGGTGGTATAGTTAGTCTGATTCTGAACTTGTAATGGCAAGACGGGTTGCTGCTTCAGAGATGTTTTGTTTTTTCTGTTCATCTGGTTATCGAAAAAAATCTCATGGTATTGCAATGTGTTCATTACTTAGTACTGATGATGAATGGCCGAGAGCTTTCAGTCCTTAGATGTACTTTAAGATAATGAAGAATCGCTTACTCACAAAAGGCATGGTTATCATTAAATCTAAAGATTTATTTTTGTTACTTTGATTTCAGTGGGTTTTTAATCAGTTGCTTTGAGGCATGGCGTTGATCCACATGATGCGATGAAGACCGAAGGTCACCGCGTATCATCCCCCATTGAAAAAGAGTCGTGCTTGGCGGTAAGCCATTATGAACATGTAGAGACGGTTGATCGATAAAACTCTGGAATGTCTCTCcgattatcataaaccctatcaatagcacaagagaaGCGAAGAAACACTCGAAGATTTTAGAGTTGACCTTGAGTAGAAggagatcaccttatcaaaatatCGGTGTTCTTTCAttaagagatcttgtgtagtagatgtgtGGGGTTTAACCCAATCATCAACGCTCATCCGCAAGTATGCGTCAATGTTCAAGAACTCCGTTTGGTCATGTTCCAAatgtggaaacacaaaaactccaaaatTTGAGAAGACCTTGTTGTCCACCTCATTTAcaaacttattttcattattgcacTCAAAGCATTAGAAAGAGAAATTGTCAACATCATCTAGATGGTAAGAGGAGAATtcggaaaaaaaaaacactagAAAAAAGGTGTCCAAAATATAACCGACATGTGTGCAAACAAACCATTGAAAAAAAGAAATTGGCCCTTGTATTTGTTGCAACACAAAACATATCCTTCAAAAAAATACCACATAAGCAACACTTGTACAACTAGGCTAACCAAAATGCCAAATGAAAGAGTAATTgttcaacttgtttgaggcaacaccaaatGTAAGAATTTGATAACACTTGTGACAAGTCATATCCTATATTGCATTATGATTGCAAACAAGGCATATGAAAGAGAAATTATTCATCATGCTTGTTGCAATACAAAAAGCATTTATATTCAACATCATGGCAACATGATTGTCACAAATGGCAAGAAACTCGTCAACATGCTTGCAAATGAACCACAAGAACGGgaaattgtttggtaggggaaggtATTAAAGCCGGGTTCAATCTTGAACTCACTTGTATGAAACTCTCAAGAGCTCGTTTTGTCAACTCGTGTTCAGCCAAAGTTGACATTATCAttcgtacctacacacacaataggcaatgcAAAGAACGTATGtggatggtatatgaacacatcatctgtCAGGATGTTCCATttattttgcacatcaccattaacgTTAAGGAATATAATATAATAAAtttggtgaatatgcggggtaaacatgTGAATATGCTCAACATGGACAAAGGAAAAATCTCTCCATTATTTGAAAGATTTTTCTTGCATTAATGGAGAGTATTGCAAACATtttgcacaaaacatgttcaacgttATATCATTGTTGTCAACAAAGCTAGGGAAAGAAGAATTGTTCGACAAGATTGTCGCAACACAAGTagtatcattatcatcattgcaagcaatacatgagaAAGAGCAATTTTTCAACACATTGTAAGCAATAGGAGAGAAAATGAAACCtcgtagcatggcatggtcatgaaaAAGTTATCATAAGCAATAATGGTAAGCAATAGGAGAGAAAGTGAaacctcatagcatggcatggtcatgaaaAAGttatcataagcaataaattccacatgatcaacaatactgtatcacaagtatcacatgGGAATGTGAAAGaatcatatgacatagcaattgtatcatcatTGCCATGCATGCACTCGTAAGTCTTCATgttcactagtgggatcatggcatcatcaacacttacattgttacctttgtagtcccACTTATTTGATGGAGGTGTTGTGGAAGTTGTAGGCTCCATGTGGCCGACATGCACATTTTTATGTATGCATGGTGTGGTATCATATTCATCCACCATGTAGAATGTTGTGTTTCATCATCCATGGAATCTAGCAGAACATGAGAAAACACAATAgtggtagaggttaagttgttagaatttgAAACGGCCTCCATGGATCTATCAACTACCTCTCTGAACTTACTCGGCGTATCGCTCATGTCctacaaatggaagcactcaatctCACAtttgggtggaagtcactcaactcactaccaTTCTaattcaagtgggctaagtggctctcatgctcgtaTGAGATTGGTACCATCTCTTCATTCAAGCACATGGGAGTAGCCTCAAATTCCCATCTCCATGTGCCTCCATTGGTGAATGGAAAAACACATGCACACCATTCTTAACTCCATGCGTGTCTATAGGAAAAACGTTTGGTTTTATTAAGAAAGTGCCTCCACTCAAATGTTCAAAATATCGTAGAATCCTTAAGAAAAATACTTTTTAATCAAGTGCCGCCACTTAAACTTTGCCTAGTAAGATCATGTTATACGCCCGTCATTTCGATGATGATCACTATCATATTTGTGATGCAAATTATTGGACCCGAGCGGGCTAAAAAACATTGAAGAATGAGCAAATGTAACAAATTTATATGTCGCATATAGATACTATAGTTATTAGAAATACTATAGTGAATTTTGTATATTAAATTTGTCCTAAAAAATGTTGATCCATGGAGTGTGGAAAAAAAATGGAGGAGCAATTATTTTTGGTTTCTTTAAGCCTTTGTCGCGGCTTGATTGTCTGCTTGTGTGGGCACGGCCATCACTTGTTGGAATCTCAGGTCATTATCACTCACGTATGTATAGTTGATGGGATCACATAAAGTGGAGGAAACAACATATGAAAACTTCGATTTGTTGGTGCTCTTGGAGTACCTGGTCTTGAAATGTAGAGCGAGAACTCAAGTTTGACCCTAGTTGGACATACTCCCTTAGTCCCATGAAACATATCGAATGTTTGGcagaatttgaatgtatctattaCTATTTAGTACCTAGATAGAGTCAAATTTTGATAAACTTTTGACATGTTTTATGGGAAGGAGGTAGTACTTGGCTATGGCGACGTTTCGCGTCATTATCTTGTTGAAGGATTGCTTGGAGTTTATCCAGACCCGATCTTCGGGGTAAAATACACAATGTGGCATTATGCCCTTACTAGAGGTATTGTTCTTGGAGAACCTTACCCATAGTCATTGTGTGCCATGATACTCTTGATCAATGTGGTCGTTTCTTCATTTCTTTGACAGCTTCAGTTTTTCTGTTGTCGCCTAGGCACATCTTTGGTCTTAAATGATTTGGCCCTTTAACGGCGTGATCTTTTGTTTATGTGCGTTTGTGTTGAATGTGTGCATTCTAATCATGCAGAGGCCAGTGTTTGTTGATTATGTTTTTATTCACTtgattctttttattggtcaatgAAAAGAATCTTTTATAAAGAGGAACATGGGTGATGTTTTTTTGGGTGAAAAAAATGTATATTTGTTCTAAAAAGCTGCCGTGTTCTCCTTTGTCTCTCTTACCCTGGAGATTGTCCACAATCGACCAAAAGGATGATTATACAAGTATTTGAACCCTTTGTCAGATTGCTTTCATAGCTCAGTTGGTTAGAGCACCCGTTTAGTAAGCGGGAGGTCTTGAGTTCAACTCTCAATGAAAGCATACTTTTTTATATTTTACTTTAAGTAAGCTTATCCCGTTTGTATTGAATTTATGTACAAGGAGCTCAGAAGCTGCAGTCTAATTTGCTTCAAAATTGAGTCCATTTATGGAAACCATAGCCCACTTCGAGGAAAACGTACAAAGGCAAAAAAATCCTTTCATTTTCTACAGAACACCCGAGCCCAAAGGTGAAGGCCCATAAGACTGACACGGCCCGAGGATGGAAGCTCTCACTGCAACTTCCTTACGCACGATCCTCCCAAAGGAGCGCCAAAACCCAAAATAGTCGGAGACACGGCCGCGCGGCGCACCCACCACCAgagaccgccgccgcccgccgaagAGACGAAGCCGGAACTCGCCGCCGCAGCCCTCGACGAGCGCAAGCCATGAAGTTCAAGGCCTCCTTcaccgacgacggcatctccctcCTCGACAAGCGTAAGCCCCACGCCCAaaatccccctccccctccctgtGCCGCAATTCGTCGAGCACCTCACGCGCGTTCCGCCGCAGGGTTCCTCCCGGCGCTGGACAAGGTGGGGCGCGTCTGCCACGTCTACCTCACGCCGACGCACGCCATGCTCCTCCACAACCTGCTCGGCTCCGCGGGGCCCGACGGCGACGGGCCGCAGTGCGTCGCGCAGTTCGCCAAGGACCTCCTCTTCCGCGACTACAGCGTCTCGTCGCGGGACGCCAACCGCGTCGCCTTCTCCGTCGACGTCGCGCTGCTCCAGCGCGCCCTCCGCAGCGCGCTCGCCGTCCACGCGCAGTGGCCCGCTGCCGGGGACGCGCCCGCGCCCGCGATCCAGGTGAAGCTCGTCAACAAGCAGACCGCCGGGTCCCGCTCCGCTGCCCCGTTCCTCACCTTCGAGACCAAGGGCGCTCGCTCCGCGGTCGTGCAGGACGTGCCCATCTCCAAGCCGCTGTCGCGCTCCGATGTTGCGCGCTTGCAGGAGGCCCTTGACGCCGCCCAAGAGCTTCCTGAGGTGCGTGGGGAGTTTTCACATGGCATTTTGCAGTTTCTTATTTCATTCGCAATTAAAAAAAAACTTACTATCGTTTTATCTGATTGAATTTCTTCACAATATAATTTAGCTCTCCAAATGCGAAAATAATCAGTCAATTTGAAGTAGGTTGTGGCTCTGCAACTTTTGGTAGCATTATTGGGGTGTTGGATCTTCCTCAGAACAACATTTTGCCATGGACTAGATATTCACACAATTTGCCAGTAGTAAAGATAATTTAGTTTTATGTAATGATGTTTGATTATTTTTTTCGTGTCTCATCATTTGAAGCACTGGTCTAgacatctagtcgattttatttgaTGTGGATATACCAAAGATGCCTGTCGAGTAGTTCCTATTAGGAgcatcaaaaaaaaaagtagttcCTATTAGCACCTATTTTCCTGATGTTCTACTTTGTGCTGAAGGCGTTACCTTGCTTGTCATGTACCATGTTATACAGACTAAGCTTTCTCTGGAAAAATTTGTGTATTTACTCACAGGTCAGTATTGATTTGATTCATCTTAGTTGATTCTTTTTCTTGCGGGGATTCAACTTGGGTGATTCAGCTTGTTAGAAGAAATTTATGTTAATATTTTTAGATACTAGTGGCCCTTGTATGTTTTCATATTTGGTCGGTGTTTTCTTTCTGTTGTTTCTTAGACGAAATTTATCTTTCTGCAGACTCTTGTCCAGGTTCCAGACCTCCCACAGTTACAGAACTTGGTGGATCGTCTAAAAAATATTGGTGATCTGTTGACTGTCAATGTTACCCAATATGGTGATCTCCATCTACAAGTTTCCACTTCGCTTGTTACAGTTGGTTCAGAATTCAAAAGGCTTCGGATTCTTGGTGTTCGTGGTAAACTATGACCGCTGGGAGTTGTAATCACCATTCAGCACTAGCTGCCTTAAGTTCCAAAGTAGGTGCCATTACTGTTCAAATTAATTCATATTTTTATACCAATGTTCTGCATTTCAGCAAATGCACCTGTTGGTGACCAAAATGTGAGTGCTACCACTCGTATGGAAATGGCGGTCGAGAGAGGGGAAGCACTCTCAGTGGTATTGCTCCTAAACTTCATTTACTTATCCATCGTTTTCTTCTTTTTTATGTTAGCTGTTCACAGGTATCTGTCATTCTATTTTCTTGCAGCAAGTGAGCATGAAGCACCTAGTTAAGAGCCTGCAATGTCATTTGGCCAAACCAGACTGTACCTTCTACGGTTTGTTTTTCAGCTGGTTCTTTAATCCCATTGAAAACTAATCTAAATTTTGTATTGAACATTGCCCTATTCTCTTGTGTAGGTATTGCTCCTAATGGTGCTTGCTTGACAGTAATATTCCAGTATTTCATTCCAGGAACACGGGTGACAGACAAATCCATTAGCTTTTACTGTAGGCTTCCAGTCCTTGACCCTGGCACCAATTAAAGTAAAATATGTCACGGCATGATATTTGCTTCTGATATCAGAAAACAAGGTTAGGTCGTATTATCGGTGTAGGCGTGTAGCTAATGTACTTTTATTCCCCCTATCTTATGATTTGGTTGTGGCTTTAATATATATTAAATTCATGGTTTGCAATGATCTGCTAGTTCATATGAAAATGCAAATTGTGAAATGTGAATGCTTGTCTAGGTGGCATGCTGGTGCAGGCACCTTAATATCAGCACTGAAAAGAATGTTCTGCTAGTTTGTTAGTTCGAGATTATCACTCACATGTACCTCCTTTTCAATTCAACAtaaatatatactccctccgatccataaatgTCGGGAACTTAGTACAGAAGTTGTACAACTTAGTAGTAAATCCCCGACACTTACCATGAAGTTGTCCAAATCAGTAGTTCGTAGTTATATTATGTGCTGCTCTGTTGGATTATTCCTACCAAGCGAACTGCTAAGAATGGTGACTGTTACGACGGAAGCGTGTGAAGCAATTCTCACTAACTGAACTGGAACTGCAGAACGCCCAATAAAATCCAGCTGCTCCTGCAATTAGGCATTCTCTATATGTAGATTTCAGCTTCTGGGATAGTTCTAAAGCAAAATCTGCGTATCTTTTTTTACTCTCAGTTTTATTGGATCTATTTCCACTAACTGTCCATTCATCAAAACTTCAGATCTCAGTTGTTTTTTCTGTGTAGGTATAGCTCCTAACCTTCTCACCACCCTTAGCGCTGACAACGCATCCTTGCATCACACATGACATGTATACACGTACATCTTCTTTGTTGCTATGTACTATTCCctcgttgcttctaccatgttatttttttttttaaaatgggcAGAAGAAGGCCCGCTCATTCATTTTAAGGATGAATACAATTTATATGTTACCACACCTGTTCTAGATGAACTCAGTCAGGGAAAACATTGCAAACACACCTGTTCAAGCTGTTAAAAAGAAAATAACACGACGGTTATCTGAGGATAATACCCGCTTCCT includes these proteins:
- the LOC124671602 gene encoding uncharacterized protein At1g65710-like, whose amino-acid sequence is MGLCLSKKQHRRQEEQPPNAAKKNSGSSKRGTGKDGAALVPEAKKAPQPKPAPSRKATPPKAEEPAADKRTVFVVKAAAAAAAAEVAAESDGANSRRASAPAPAEEAKPAVVVSRVPVRTSSCTKEEVDAILIQCGRLSRSSSASGKTAASGDSGHQRRYSGSKRSYDFDRDRRGGGADDELDWERHGGGGASRPSPRRRTPERKRSASHDGRSAAGSGSRRVSRSPGRRGDGAAAAAATSVGAARQPGKMVSVPAREKGRAPSPGKAAPEKGRAPSPVKSAASGKRYASPTLRSNSPARAAAVANENAAAQATHGPSLSRSSSRKADHSPYRRNPMSELDENALVNNHNTANHGNKSQKKPIESVAAVSHKLGITKDRPEIVEEAVASDTKAPSSRMNATHTMSIVAESVVNPRDGPGGRSWRRSSRDFDLDGAMASDNRAPSSRINATHSVNIVAESVANPKAGSVGRSSRRSSRDFDHNGINSVAFLNEAMASEAKAPSSRMNATHTVSIVAESVANPKTGRSSRRSSRDFDHNGNSYASLLLEDIQSYHQQNTSDTTAAPAPAFSLPACVSKACSILEAVADLNSSPSDNRSFELERSADDKGSVNMSYGGRTPAADTHVVESEVVVKDDLMEPSLHKYVSVRDIRGEIEPLESAGSNSFAGNPWTCSWEPNSVDSTARTWTSSQSNGDDDDVEQHNSGAASALDQSWQSKQQTGGHPQVGSGRYAQVGGSVLSTRSDVRTISASSSIA
- the LOC124679133 gene encoding checkpoint protein hus1, with translation MKFKASFTDDGISLLDKRFLPALDKVGRVCHVYLTPTHAMLLHNLLGSAGPDGDGPQCVAQFAKDLLFRDYSVSSRDANRVAFSVDVALLQRALRSALAVHAQWPAAGDAPAPAIQVKLVNKQTAGSRSAAPFLTFETKGARSAVVQDVPISKPLSRSDVARLQEALDAAQELPETLVQVPDLPQLQNLVDRLKNIGDLLTVNVTQYGDLHLQVSTSLVTVGSEFKRLRILGVRANAPVGDQNVSATTRMEMAVERGEALSVQVSMKHLVKSLQCHLAKPDCTFYGIAPNGACLTVIFQYFIPGTRVTDKSISFYCRLPVLDPGTN